One stretch of Candidatus Dormiibacterota bacterium DNA includes these proteins:
- the cysC gene encoding adenylyl-sulfate kinase produces the protein MTEQRDALRQIRLVVVGDVDHGKSTLIGRLLYETGSLTPDRVAAIRAASDKRGDVFEWSFALDALQSERDQAVTVDTTRVWLRLADVEVVLIDAPGHVQFLRNMVTGSSDAQVALLVVDATLGITEQTRRHLLLLELLGIQRCIVAVNKMDLVAYAREPFRAIADALQPLLAQIGIASLAIVPIAARDGENLVHRSSHLAWYEGPLLLEAMRTIPPAQDADDGVLLMFVQGVLRQDERRIVLGHLDGGSLAVGDELVALPSGVRARVATLEGWPAAPADRIVSGHAAALTLEGQHVLQRGDLLAKPAGAPTLERRCTARFAWLSHSALRPGLRFDLRIGTRTVGALVESIERVVDATTLDSLGGSSARSGDLVDVTLQLAEPIALSDAATSTRLRRCIAMIGADVIAAGQLLRALPAAGDRRVLFPPEQFVNANLRAQRNGHAGAVIWLTGRPASGKSTLAAQWERRLFDLHRNVYVLDGDRLRTGLCSDLGFTPEDRSENIRRVSEVAALFCDAGFVVITAFISPNRVDREIARRAIGERFYEVYVHADLAVCEERDPKGLYARARSGGLALFTGVGSEYEAPLHPDLTIHTAAEPIDASVEHGLAFIERILAST, from the coding sequence GTGACGGAACAGCGCGACGCCCTGCGGCAAATTCGGCTCGTCGTCGTCGGCGACGTCGACCATGGGAAATCCACCCTCATCGGACGGCTCCTCTACGAAACCGGCAGCCTCACGCCGGATCGGGTTGCCGCGATCCGCGCCGCCAGCGACAAACGCGGAGACGTCTTTGAATGGTCGTTTGCCCTCGACGCGCTTCAGAGCGAGCGCGATCAAGCCGTAACCGTCGACACGACCCGCGTGTGGTTGCGCTTAGCCGATGTCGAAGTGGTCCTCATCGATGCTCCCGGGCACGTCCAATTTCTGCGCAACATGGTGACCGGCAGCTCGGACGCGCAAGTCGCCCTGCTCGTCGTCGATGCAACGCTCGGCATTACCGAGCAGACGCGCCGCCATCTGCTGTTGCTCGAGTTACTGGGCATTCAACGCTGCATCGTCGCGGTCAACAAGATGGATCTCGTAGCGTATGCGCGAGAACCGTTTCGCGCCATTGCCGATGCGCTCCAACCGCTCCTCGCGCAGATCGGCATCGCGTCGCTCGCGATCGTTCCGATCGCGGCGCGCGACGGCGAAAACCTCGTGCATCGATCGTCGCACCTCGCATGGTACGAGGGCCCGCTGCTCCTTGAGGCGATGCGCACGATCCCGCCGGCGCAGGATGCGGATGACGGCGTCTTGTTGATGTTCGTACAGGGCGTACTCCGCCAGGACGAGCGACGGATCGTTCTCGGGCACCTCGACGGCGGATCGCTGGCCGTCGGCGATGAACTCGTTGCCCTCCCGTCGGGGGTACGGGCGCGCGTGGCTACACTTGAGGGTTGGCCGGCCGCCCCGGCCGATCGTATCGTGAGCGGTCATGCCGCTGCGCTCACCCTCGAAGGCCAGCACGTGCTCCAACGCGGCGACCTCTTGGCAAAGCCGGCCGGTGCGCCCACGCTCGAGCGGCGGTGTACCGCGCGCTTCGCATGGTTGAGCCACTCGGCCTTACGTCCGGGCCTGCGTTTCGATCTGCGCATCGGCACGCGCACCGTCGGCGCGTTGGTGGAATCCATCGAACGCGTCGTCGATGCGACCACGCTGGATTCGTTAGGCGGGAGTTCGGCGCGTTCGGGCGATCTCGTCGACGTGACGCTGCAACTTGCGGAGCCGATTGCGTTGAGCGACGCGGCCACGAGTACGCGCTTACGGCGATGCATCGCCATGATCGGCGCCGATGTGATCGCCGCCGGGCAATTGCTGCGCGCCCTTCCCGCGGCCGGCGATCGCCGCGTCCTCTTCCCGCCGGAACAATTCGTGAACGCGAACCTTCGCGCGCAGCGTAACGGCCACGCGGGCGCCGTTATCTGGCTGACCGGGCGACCGGCGTCGGGAAAATCGACGCTCGCGGCTCAATGGGAGCGCCGGCTGTTCGATCTCCACCGCAACGTGTACGTTCTCGATGGGGACCGCCTGCGCACCGGGCTTTGTTCCGACCTCGGTTTCACGCCGGAGGATCGCAGCGAGAATATTCGCCGCGTCAGCGAGGTGGCGGCGCTCTTTTGCGATGCCGGCTTCGTCGTCATCACCGCATTCATCTCGCCCAATCGCGTGGATCGTGAAATCGCGCGCCGCGCGATCGGCGAGCGGTTCTACGAAGTCTACGTCCACGCCGATCTTGCCGTATGCGAAGAACGCGACCCCAAAGGCCTCTATGCACGTGCGCGTAGCGGTGGGCTCGCGCTCTTTACCGGCGTCGGCTCGGAGTACGAGGCGCCGCTCCACCCGGATCTAACCATCCATACCGCGGCCGAGCCGATCGATGCAAGCGTCGAGCATGGACTAGCTTTCATCGAACGCATTCTCGCGAGCACGTGA
- a CDS encoding adenylate/guanylate cyclase domain-containing protein, which produces MRTARILRVGGTPADNAVLDALLRGAGYSDVSFVVAKDAPSVITSGGIDLVLLDLVGSSAEIFAALRAAVPREAAIVPVIVTAPLASADRIAACLQRGAEEWLATPVDAQNPVLVERRVALALERTKLRTLRDRVQRATADPNATSILELHTHASGRFVPREFLDHLNRQTLADVRLGDHVQRDMTVFFSDIRDFTALSEQLTPQQNFDFLNSYLQRMTPVIRAHHGFVDKYIGDAIMALFPREPGDALQSAVQILEQVARYNEGRKNAGYVPIRIGIGLHRGELILGTIGEEERMQTTVIADAVNVASRIEGLTKTFGVPLLVSGSVIESLPQDHAFKLRQLGAVKAKGKTKSVEIYECFEGDEEELLAHKLRTAEQFAKGIVEFRKGMFLSAGKIFARIAELDRRDLPAAYFRDACTLTAVHERGRGPWDGAERIEAK; this is translated from the coding sequence TTGAGAACGGCTAGGATTTTACGCGTCGGCGGAACGCCGGCCGATAACGCTGTTTTGGATGCGTTGCTGCGTGGCGCCGGCTATTCCGACGTATCTTTTGTCGTCGCAAAGGATGCGCCGAGCGTCATCACCTCCGGCGGCATCGACCTGGTACTGCTCGATTTGGTCGGTTCGAGCGCCGAGATCTTTGCGGCACTTCGCGCCGCGGTTCCGCGCGAGGCCGCGATCGTTCCCGTGATCGTCACCGCGCCGCTGGCATCTGCCGATCGAATCGCGGCCTGCCTTCAACGCGGTGCGGAGGAGTGGCTTGCGACGCCCGTCGACGCCCAAAACCCCGTACTGGTCGAGCGACGCGTCGCGCTGGCGCTGGAACGAACCAAGCTGCGCACCTTGCGCGACCGCGTCCAGCGCGCCACGGCCGATCCCAATGCGACCTCGATCCTGGAACTGCACACCCACGCGTCGGGCCGCTTCGTTCCGCGCGAATTCCTGGATCATCTCAATCGACAGACGCTCGCCGACGTTAGGTTGGGCGACCACGTGCAGCGCGATATGACGGTGTTCTTCAGCGATATCCGCGATTTCACCGCACTTTCGGAGCAGTTGACGCCGCAGCAAAATTTCGATTTTCTCAATTCGTATTTGCAACGGATGACGCCCGTGATCCGCGCCCATCACGGGTTTGTCGATAAGTACATCGGCGACGCGATCATGGCGCTGTTCCCTCGCGAACCGGGCGACGCGTTACAGTCGGCCGTGCAGATCCTCGAACAGGTCGCTCGTTATAACGAAGGCCGCAAGAACGCGGGATACGTCCCGATTCGGATCGGCATCGGCTTGCATCGCGGCGAGTTGATCCTTGGGACAATCGGCGAAGAAGAACGCATGCAAACCACCGTGATTGCCGACGCGGTGAACGTCGCTTCGCGCATCGAGGGGCTGACGAAAACCTTCGGCGTTCCGCTCCTCGTGAGCGGATCGGTCATCGAAAGCCTGCCGCAGGATCACGCATTCAAGCTGCGCCAGCTCGGCGCCGTCAAGGCCAAGGGCAAGACCAAGAGCGTCGAGATCTACGAATGCTTCGAAGGCGACGAGGAGGAGCTGCTCGCGCATAAGCTCCGTACCGCGGAGCAGTTCGCGAAGGGCATCGTCGAGTTTCGTAAGGGTATGTTTCTCTCGGCAGGCAAAATTTTCGCCCGAATCGCCGAGCTCGACCGTCGGGACTTGCCGGCCGCTTACTTCCGCGACGCCTGCACCCTCACGGCCGTGCACGAGCGAGGGAGGGGTCCCTGGGACGGAGCGGAGAGGATCGAGGCCAAATAG
- a CDS encoding DUF969 domain-containing protein produces MIVLLGVALVVVGFALRINPLLVVTIAGIVSALLGGVSPLHILEAFGSGFASSRSITLAFLVLPVIGLLERYGLQQRAKTLVSQAAGLTAGRLLLVYLFVRQLTAAFGLTSIGGPAQMVRPVIYPMAEGAVMRSHGRVPEPVTEAIKAHAAAADTIGVFFGEDCFVAIGSVLLITAYVDANYHLKLDALQVAIWAVPTAIAAFLIHGFRLLRLDARVAAMMADSPEQPASAQ; encoded by the coding sequence ATGATCGTTTTGCTCGGCGTGGCGCTCGTCGTCGTCGGCTTTGCCCTGCGTATTAATCCACTGCTTGTGGTCACCATTGCCGGGATCGTTTCCGCGTTGCTCGGGGGTGTGAGCCCGCTGCACATCCTCGAGGCGTTCGGCTCGGGGTTTGCGAGCAGCCGGTCGATCACGCTTGCGTTTTTGGTGCTGCCCGTCATCGGTCTGCTCGAGCGATACGGCTTGCAGCAGCGAGCGAAAACGCTGGTTTCGCAGGCGGCCGGACTAACGGCAGGGCGTTTGCTGCTCGTCTATCTCTTCGTTCGACAGCTCACTGCCGCGTTCGGATTAACCAGCATCGGCGGCCCCGCGCAGATGGTGCGGCCCGTCATCTATCCGATGGCCGAGGGTGCGGTGATGCGTTCGCACGGCCGCGTTCCCGAACCGGTGACCGAAGCGATCAAGGCACACGCTGCGGCGGCGGATACGATCGGCGTATTCTTCGGCGAAGATTGCTTCGTTGCGATCGGATCGGTGCTGCTGATCACTGCTTACGTGGATGCGAACTATCATCTTAAACTCGATGCGTTGCAGGTTGCGATCTGGGCCGTCCCCACCGCGATCGCGGCGTTTCTGATCCACGGCTTTCGGCTGCTGCGGCTTGACGCGCGCGTGGCGGCAATGATGGCCGATTCGCCCGAGCAGCCGGCGAGCGCGCAATGA
- a CDS encoding DUF2891 family protein, which translates to MIALHEELAPRIVPVILANVTTRYPYHDAHLMRSGETPRDPTAVHPAFGNSFDWHSSVHSHWTAVQLLNHFAALGAGAPSELAALQTAVVGNLGAANIAAETAYLATHPSYERPYGWAWAMLLAATARNAGDATIRERAPQLAGMAARISETAVAWLNILSEPIRHGVHSNTAFALGVMLDAAAVLGLPALQRSIADRAQAWFGSDRGWPERWERSGNDFLSPGLAEADLMLRILPRDAFARWWSDFLPALSPASRILSVAEVPDVADGQIVHLHGLNLSRAGVLARIAPVLDQPVLLEHAHRLYGASVEHAVSGDYLATHWLATYAWDAAISIDRAS; encoded by the coding sequence ATGATCGCGCTACACGAAGAACTCGCCCCGCGGATCGTACCGGTGATCCTGGCGAACGTGACCACGCGCTATCCGTATCACGATGCCCACCTTATGCGCAGCGGCGAGACGCCGCGCGACCCGACCGCGGTGCATCCGGCGTTCGGCAATTCGTTCGACTGGCATTCCAGCGTCCACTCACACTGGACCGCGGTGCAACTGCTGAACCATTTCGCCGCGCTTGGTGCGGGCGCGCCAAGCGAGCTTGCCGCACTGCAAACCGCCGTTGTCGGCAATCTTGGCGCCGCGAACATCGCTGCGGAGACCGCGTACCTCGCAACGCATCCGTCATACGAGCGGCCGTACGGCTGGGCGTGGGCCATGCTTCTCGCCGCGACGGCTCGGAATGCCGGCGATGCGACGATCCGCGAGCGGGCACCGCAACTGGCCGGCATGGCGGCGCGGATCTCCGAAACTGCTGTGGCGTGGCTTAACATTTTGAGCGAACCGATCCGCCACGGCGTTCACTCCAACACCGCTTTCGCACTCGGAGTGATGCTGGATGCGGCCGCTGTCTTGGGGTTGCCGGCGCTCCAGCGCTCGATCGCCGATCGCGCGCAAGCGTGGTTCGGAAGCGACAGGGGTTGGCCCGAGCGGTGGGAGCGCAGCGGGAACGATTTTCTCTCGCCCGGGTTGGCCGAGGCCGACCTCATGCTGCGCATTCTGCCGCGCGATGCGTTTGCGCGGTGGTGGAGCGATTTTTTGCCGGCGTTATCGCCGGCATCCCGCATCCTTTCGGTAGCTGAAGTTCCCGATGTCGCAGACGGCCAGATCGTGCATTTGCACGGTCTCAATCTCTCGCGCGCCGGCGTACTCGCGCGCATTGCGCCCGTGCTGGATCAGCCCGTCTTGCTCGAACACGCGCACCGGCTCTACGGAGCAAGCGTGGAGCACGCCGTTTCCGGCGATTACCTTGCCACCCATTGGCTTGCGACCTACGCCTGGGATGCCGCCATCAGCATCGACCGCGCTTCCTAG
- a CDS encoding HD domain-containing protein: MKRIAMLACLVALCCAPAWAEQRTVTGIPLDAPWKVTIYHLARTTFVHPAWGWQHSERNYDLAVELAKGDGLTIDTDVLFAACFLHDMAAFSPYQRKGEHGDVAAIESEPVLRAAGFPMRKFPAVQAAMRGHMYYSNPGTQPEAIVLHDADSLDFLGAIGAARMLALAGPRSPSFEPEIRTLQGFVRSIPPRLITKTAKRIGAVRAAQLSRFIDEVQAESFGLP; encoded by the coding sequence GTGAAACGTATCGCGATGCTCGCGTGCCTGGTGGCTCTATGTTGCGCGCCCGCATGGGCGGAGCAGCGCACGGTGACGGGCATTCCGCTGGATGCCCCGTGGAAGGTGACGATCTATCACCTCGCACGCACGACGTTCGTTCATCCGGCGTGGGGTTGGCAGCATTCCGAGCGCAACTACGATCTCGCGGTGGAGTTGGCTAAGGGCGACGGCCTCACCATCGATACCGACGTGCTCTTCGCGGCGTGTTTTTTGCACGACATGGCGGCATTCTCGCCGTATCAACGTAAGGGCGAGCACGGCGATGTCGCAGCGATCGAGAGCGAGCCGGTGTTACGCGCCGCGGGCTTCCCGATGCGCAAGTTTCCGGCCGTTCAAGCGGCGATGCGCGGCCACATGTACTATAGCAACCCTGGGACGCAGCCCGAGGCGATCGTCCTTCACGACGCGGACTCGCTGGATTTTCTGGGAGCGATCGGTGCGGCGCGAATGCTCGCGCTTGCCGGGCCGCGCAGCCCCAGTTTCGAGCCGGAGATTCGCACGCTGCAGGGCTTCGTGCGTTCGATTCCGCCGCGCTTGATCACCAAGACCGCCAAGCGAATCGGCGCGGTACGCGCGGCGCAACTTTCACGCTTTATCGATGAGGTTCAGGCCGAATCGTTCGGTCTTCCGTAA
- a CDS encoding SDR family oxidoreductase: AQIIGSGSVSFEMMRYLTERLPVMIAPRWVVTRVQPIAIRDVLSYLIAALTRPNRTHTYEIGGTDVMTYREMMLRYAKIRGLTRWIVVVPFFTPQLSSYWVHIVTPISASIAQPLIRGLYNEVIVHERSAETDFPDIHPMGFDEAVGRALDRYSTVGPETTWFDAFDLRTIAGDFTGVKEGMLIDRRERVTSAAPERVAAVFSSLGGRRGWLAADTLWRIRGWLDRLVGGVGLRRGRRSATELRVGDAIDFWRVEAYETGRLLRLRAEMKLPGHAWLQFEAEGTANGGSIFRQTAFFEPRGLLGNLYWYAVAPFHQLIFARMATRIVAKAATP; the protein is encoded by the coding sequence GGCCCAGATCATCGGTAGCGGTTCGGTTAGCTTCGAAATGATGCGATACCTCACGGAACGCCTACCGGTAATGATCGCTCCGCGCTGGGTCGTGACGCGCGTTCAACCGATCGCGATTCGCGACGTGCTCTCGTATTTGATCGCCGCGTTAACGCGTCCCAACCGAACGCACACATACGAGATCGGCGGCACCGACGTTATGACCTACCGTGAGATGATGCTACGTTACGCTAAAATTCGGGGTCTCACTCGCTGGATCGTTGTCGTACCCTTCTTCACCCCGCAACTCTCGTCGTACTGGGTGCACATCGTTACGCCGATTTCTGCCAGCATCGCGCAACCCCTCATTCGCGGCCTTTACAACGAGGTGATCGTCCACGAACGTTCCGCAGAAACAGATTTTCCCGATATTCACCCGATGGGCTTTGACGAAGCCGTGGGTCGTGCGCTCGATCGATATAGCACGGTAGGGCCCGAAACCACATGGTTCGACGCCTTCGATCTCCGAACGATCGCCGGCGATTTTACCGGGGTCAAAGAGGGCATGTTGATCGATCGCCGCGAGCGCGTGACGTCGGCTGCGCCGGAACGTGTAGCAGCAGTATTCAGCTCGCTGGGTGGGCGTCGGGGATGGCTCGCCGCAGATACGCTCTGGCGTATTCGCGGATGGCTGGACCGGCTCGTCGGCGGCGTCGGCCTGAGGCGTGGTCGAAGATCCGCGACGGAGCTTCGCGTCGGCGATGCAATCGATTTCTGGCGCGTGGAGGCATACGAAACCGGACGCCTGTTGCGACTCCGCGCTGAAATGAAGCTGCCGGGGCACGCATGGCTCCAATTCGAGGCCGAAGGCACAGCTAACGGCGGCAGCATCTTTCGCCAAACGGCATTTTTCGAGCCGCGCGGCCTCTTGGGCAATCTTTATTGGTACGCCGTAGCACCTTTTCATCAGTTGATTTTCGCTCGCATGGCTACGCGAATTGTCGCCAAGGCTGCCACGCCGTGA
- a CDS encoding DEAD/DEAH box helicase, whose translation MSTFTDLGLHPSLLRAVEALKFTQATPIQLESIPHAMEGRDVLASASTGSGKSAAFGLPILHALIDQPRGTSRALILCPTRELAQQITMHLRDLAKFTDIRIAAVYGGMGYRPQINALKAGVDIIVATPGRLVDLMQQGAAKLGNISILVLDEADRMLDMGFLPMVRRITATLPTQRQTLFFSATIPDQIAGLTRDLLNDPVRVNLTPTSAPLETIAQSVYGIDQHLKTDLLVDLLKKDGAIFSAIVFTRTKHRADKLAAALARSNVMAERIHGDRSQAQRTRALEAFKRGKYRVLVATDIAARGIDINDLGHVVNYDVPSVPEDYTHRIGRTARALKTGDAITFVSREEEELFAQIERAMGRRIDRSSHPLAFEPNDRPSTARAMTKTRRSFTRRRR comes from the coding sequence ATTTCAACCTTTACAGACCTCGGGCTTCACCCGTCGCTTCTTCGCGCGGTCGAAGCATTAAAATTCACCCAAGCCACCCCCATTCAACTCGAATCGATTCCGCATGCTATGGAAGGGCGCGACGTTCTCGCCAGCGCTTCCACCGGTAGCGGTAAGTCCGCTGCATTCGGGCTGCCGATTCTCCACGCGTTGATCGATCAGCCGCGCGGAACGTCGCGAGCGCTCATTCTCTGCCCGACGCGCGAACTCGCCCAGCAGATCACCATGCATCTGCGCGACCTCGCGAAATTCACCGATATCCGCATCGCTGCGGTTTACGGCGGGATGGGCTATCGCCCGCAAATCAACGCGCTTAAAGCCGGCGTCGATATCATCGTCGCTACGCCCGGACGCCTAGTGGATCTCATGCAGCAGGGTGCGGCCAAACTCGGCAATATCTCGATCCTCGTTCTCGACGAGGCCGATCGCATGCTCGATATGGGCTTCTTACCGATGGTGCGCCGCATCACGGCAACGCTTCCGACGCAGCGCCAAACGCTCTTCTTCTCCGCCACGATCCCCGACCAGATCGCCGGGCTCACCCGCGATTTGCTGAACGATCCGGTACGCGTCAACCTGACGCCGACCTCCGCTCCGCTGGAAACGATCGCGCAGTCCGTCTACGGCATCGATCAGCATCTCAAGACCGACCTCTTGGTCGATCTCTTAAAGAAGGACGGAGCGATCTTCAGCGCCATCGTCTTCACGCGAACGAAGCATCGGGCCGATAAGCTCGCCGCCGCCCTCGCGCGCAGCAACGTGATGGCCGAACGCATCCACGGCGATCGCTCGCAGGCGCAGCGCACCCGCGCGCTCGAAGCCTTCAAGCGCGGTAAGTATCGCGTCCTGGTCGCGACCGATATTGCGGCTCGCGGTATCGATATCAACGATCTGGGTCACGTCGTCAACTACGACGTACCGAGCGTTCCGGAAGACTACACGCATCGCATCGGTCGCACGGCCAGAGCGCTGAAAACCGGCGACGCGATCACCTTCGTTTCGCGCGAGGAAGAGGAGCTCTTCGCTCAGATCGAGCGCGCGATGGGCCGCCGGATCGACCGCTCCAGCCATCCCCTGGCGTTCGAGCCGAACGACCGGCCGAGCACGGCACGCGCCATGACGAAGACGCGCCGCAGCTTCACCCGCCGCCGCCGCTAA
- the cysD gene encoding sulfate adenylyltransferase subunit CysD: protein MHDALDDLEARSIYIIREAYFTLSPLCVLWSMGKDSTALLWLIRKAFLGSVPFPVVLLDTEMELPEVYAFRDRIASEWGLDLRNELCPPDSATDTTLPPGARAAARKTLGLRQLIERERLRGILVGIRRDEQATRAKERVFSPRLPDGNWDVRHQPIEVWDLHPTRLAHEQHMRVHPLLQWSEVDIWRYTQREGIPYVPLYLSVDGKRYRSLGEKNITLPIDSQASTIEEIIAELEATIEPERAGRVMDHETEDAFERLRANGYM from the coding sequence GTGCACGACGCGTTAGATGATCTCGAAGCCCGATCTATCTATATCATTCGCGAGGCGTACTTTACGCTCTCGCCGCTTTGCGTTCTGTGGTCGATGGGCAAAGACAGCACCGCCCTGCTCTGGTTGATTCGTAAGGCTTTCCTAGGGAGCGTTCCGTTCCCGGTCGTGCTGTTGGACACCGAGATGGAGCTTCCCGAAGTCTATGCGTTTCGGGATCGCATCGCGAGCGAATGGGGCCTCGATCTCCGCAACGAGTTGTGCCCGCCGGACTCTGCGACCGATACCACCCTGCCCCCGGGGGCCAGAGCGGCGGCCCGGAAGACCCTGGGCCTGCGCCAATTGATCGAGCGCGAACGGCTGCGCGGCATCTTGGTGGGCATACGGCGCGACGAACAAGCCACGCGCGCGAAAGAACGCGTTTTCAGCCCGCGGTTACCGGACGGGAACTGGGACGTGCGGCATCAGCCGATCGAAGTATGGGATCTGCATCCGACGCGACTCGCGCACGAACAGCACATGCGCGTTCACCCGCTCTTGCAATGGAGCGAAGTGGACATATGGCGTTACACGCAACGCGAGGGCATCCCATACGTCCCGCTCTACCTCTCGGTCGACGGTAAACGCTACCGATCGTTAGGCGAAAAAAACATTACCCTGCCCATCGATTCGCAAGCCTCAACCATCGAGGAGATCATCGCCGAACTTGAGGCGACGATCGAACCGGAGCGCGCCGGACGCGTGATGGATCACGAAACCGAAGATGCCTTCGAGCGTTTGCGCGCTAACGGGTATATGTAG
- a CDS encoding DUF979 domain-containing protein, translated as MIGAEWIYWLCGGFFFIVGVQIAFDREHPKRWTNAIFWCLLGASLCAGSFVAGPAGSPAALHPTIPSWLLGGAVIVTALIAGFGLTGPGTVRTTTEAEREASAARRRNLLFVPALTIPAVTVLIAIEGGRLSIGGHLLLVAGTQTLVGLGVATIAALVVGWALLRPKNPAVAFTEGRRLLESIGWAALLPQMLSTLGLLFTQAGVGTQVGVIVHHIVPEHSRVLAVIVYALGMAGFTLIMGNAFAAFPIMTAAVGWPILVQQMGAHPAPLFAIGMLAGFCGTLCTPMAANFNLVPPALLEMRDKYGQIKVQIPTAILLLAVNVCFMLIFPFR; from the coding sequence ATGATCGGCGCGGAGTGGATATACTGGCTGTGCGGCGGGTTCTTCTTCATCGTCGGCGTGCAGATTGCGTTCGATCGCGAGCATCCCAAGCGCTGGACCAACGCGATATTCTGGTGCTTGCTGGGCGCGTCGCTCTGCGCGGGCAGTTTCGTTGCCGGGCCGGCCGGCTCGCCCGCGGCGCTGCATCCGACGATACCGTCGTGGCTGCTCGGCGGAGCGGTGATCGTAACCGCGCTGATCGCGGGCTTCGGGCTTACCGGTCCCGGCACGGTACGCACGACGACCGAGGCGGAACGCGAGGCCAGCGCGGCGCGCCGGCGTAATCTGCTCTTCGTTCCGGCGCTCACCATTCCGGCGGTTACGGTACTGATCGCGATCGAAGGAGGCCGGCTTTCCATCGGCGGGCATCTGCTGCTCGTCGCCGGTACGCAAACGCTCGTCGGCCTGGGCGTTGCGACGATCGCGGCGCTCGTCGTCGGCTGGGCTCTGCTGCGGCCAAAGAATCCGGCCGTCGCCTTTACGGAGGGGCGACGTCTGCTCGAGTCGATCGGCTGGGCGGCGCTGCTGCCGCAAATGCTCTCCACGTTGGGGCTGCTCTTCACCCAGGCGGGCGTGGGGACGCAGGTCGGCGTGATCGTGCACCACATCGTCCCGGAGCACTCGCGGGTGCTTGCGGTGATCGTCTATGCGCTCGGCATGGCCGGCTTCACACTGATCATGGGCAACGCGTTTGCGGCCTTTCCGATTATGACGGCGGCCGTCGGATGGCCGATCCTCGTGCAACAGATGGGCGCGCACCCCGCGCCGCTGTTCGCGATCGGCATGCTGGCCGGATTCTGCGGGACCCTCTGCACGCCGATGGCTGCCAATTTCAACTTGGTGCCGCCCGCGCTGTTGGAAATGCGCGATAAGTACGGGCAAATCAAGGTGCAGATCCCAACGGCGATTCTGCTCCTGGCGGTGAATGTGTGCTTTATGCTGATCTTTCCGTTCCGATGA